Proteins encoded together in one Balearica regulorum gibbericeps isolate bBalReg1 chromosome 3, bBalReg1.pri, whole genome shotgun sequence window:
- the TTL gene encoding tubulin--tyrosine ligase, producing the protein MYTFVVRDEGSSVYAEVSRLLLASGQWRRLRRDNPRFNLMLGERNRLPFGRLGHEPGLVQLVNYYRGADKLCRKASLVKLIKTSPELSESCTWFPESYVIYPTNLKTPVAPAQNGIRHLINNTRTDEREVFLAAYNRRREGKEGNVWIAKSSAGAKGEGIMISSEAAELLDFIDEQGQVHVIQKYLEKPLLLEPGHRKFDIRSWVLVDHQYNIYLYREGVLRTSSEPYNSANFQDKTCHLTNHCIQKEYSKNYGRYEEGNEMFFEEFNQYLMDALNTTLENSILLQIKHIIRSCLMCIEPAISTKHLHYQSFQLFGFDFMVDEELKVWLIEVNGAPACAQKLYAELCQGIVDVAISSVFPLNDTGQKTNQSSSIFIKL; encoded by the exons atGTACACCTTCGTGGTGCGGGACGAGGGCAGCAGCGTGTACGCCGAGGTGAGccggctgctgctggccagcGGGCAGTGGCGGCGCCTCCGGAGGGACAACCCCCGCTTCAACCTGATGCTGGGCGAGAGGAACCGGCTCCCCTTCGGCAGGCTGG gCCATGAACCTGGACTTGTGCAGCTGGTGAATTACTACAGGGGAGCAGACAAGCTGTGCCGCAAAGCGTCTCTGGTGAA GCTAATCAAGACAAGCCCTGAACTATCGGAGTCCTGCACATGGTTCCCCGAGTCGTATGTGATTTACCCAACAAACTTGAAGACCCCTGTGGCTCCAGCACAGAATGGAATTCGCCATCTCATAAACAACACACGGACAGATGAGCGGGAAGTCTTCTTGGCAGCTTACAACAGGCGGCGGGAAGGCAAAGAAGGCAATGTGTGGATCGCCAAGTCCTCAGCTGGTGCCAAAG GGGAAGGGATCATGATTTCTTCAGAGGCTGCAGAGCTCCTGGACTTCATCGATGAGCAGGGACAAGTGCATGTGATTCAGAAATACCTGGAGAAGCCTCTGCTTTTAGAGCCAGGGCATCGCAAGTTTGACATCAG GAGCTGGGTTCTCGTGGATCATCAATATAATATCTACCTCTACAGAGAGGGTGTCCTGCGGACCTCTTCCGAACCATATAACAGTGCTAATTTCCAGGACAAAACCTGCCACTTGACCAATCACTGCATTCAGAAGGAATATTCCAAAAACTACGGGCGGTATGAGGAAGGGAACGAAATGTTCTTCGAGGAGTTCAACCAGTATTTGATGGATGCCCTGAACACAACGCTTGAGAACAGCATCTTACTGCAAATCAAACACATAATAAG AAGCTGCCTTATGTGTATAGAGCCTGCAATCAGCACGAAGCATCTGCACTACCAGAGCTTCCAGCTCTTCGGCTTTGACTTCATGGTGGATGAGGAGCTGAAGGTCTGGCTGATAGAAGTCAACGGGGCCCCGGCGTGTGCCCA GAAGCTGTATGCAGAGCTCTGCCAAGGAATTGTGGATGTAGCCATCTCTAGTGTTTTCCCCCTCAACGACACTGGGCAGAAGACGAACCAGTCATCATCAATCTTTATCAAGCTGTGA